The following proteins are encoded in a genomic region of Anticarsia gemmatalis isolate Benzon Research Colony breed Stoneville strain chromosome 17, ilAntGemm2 primary, whole genome shotgun sequence:
- the LOC142979718 gene encoding protein VAC14 homolog: MSERDYAPLSIACVRGLCDKIYDKRKFAGVEIEKMVKDFNDAKNTSQIKRLIRVLGQDLMSSTNPNVKNGALMGLSSVAVGLGKGCIEYLPELIHPIVACFSEGESRVRYQAAEALFNVLKIARGAALAHFPLVFDALARLAADPEQQVKQGAELLDRLVKDIVTESQTFDLSSFIPMLRERIYTRNAFARQFIVSWVSVLDAVPDIDLIVHLPELLDGLFKMLDDANPEIRRMCDVQLNEFLRSIKKDPSRVDFQAMINILITHAQSPEEMLQLTAITWIKEFVELAGASMLPYASGVLCAVLPSLAYHDEPRKSIRETAATVNFQLTKLVVSASESPPREVGDEGAEAEGDGGEGRLNLDAVVAVLTQMLHHGSVYTKVAALDWILHLYNKLPSEMFLQTDKLFVSVVGSLTDGADDVVRRSLAVLAEICSCSPHANIAPGDLESSPYYYKFLQALLRLLAADDNLLEDRGAFIIRQLCILLNAEDIYKALSKILLEEKNLRFVATMVDVLNTILLTSAELYDLRLQLRNFNKPATHSLFTSLYQCWCHSPVSLLALCLLTHNYTHCNELISTFGDLEITVDFLTEVDKLVQLIESPIFAYMRLELLGGAQAAELRGALYGVLMLLPQTDAFHLLRNRLQCAPLHPARHQTSTNETPIAIDFAALLVDFKRVQAAHRDYKLLDRSRPKLLDKGYS, encoded by the exons ATGTCTGAGAGGGACTACGCACCGCTGAGCATAGCCTGCGTCCGTGGGCTGTGCGATAAGATATATGACAAACGTAAATTTGCAGGCGTTGAAATCGAGAA AATGGTAAAAGACTTCAATGATGCGAAGAACACCAGTCAGATAAAACGACTGATCCGGGTGCTCGGCCAGGATCTGATGTCGTCAACTAACCCTAATGTGAAGAATGGAGCTCTAATGGGACTGTCCTCAGTTGCAGTGGGATTGGGAAAG GGTTGCATCGAGTATCTACCGGAGCTGATCCACCCAATTGTAGCGTGCTTCAGCGAGGGTGAGTCGCGGGTGCGCTACCAGGCGGCCGAGGCACTGTTCAACGTGCTCAAGATCGCCCGTGGAGCTGCACTCGCGCACTTTCCGCTCGTGTTCGACGCACTTGCTAGACTGGCTGCTGACCCCGAACAGCAAGTCAAACAGGGGGCTGAGCTGCTTGATAGACTTGTCAag GACATAGTAACAGAATCCCAGACGTTCGACCTGTCGTCGTTCATCCCGATGCTGCGCGAGCGCATCTACACGCGCAACGCGTTCGCGCGCCAGTTCATCGTGTCGTGGGTGTCAGTGCTCGATGCTGTACCGGATATAGACCTTATTGTACACCTGCCGGAGCTGCTGGACGGGCTGTTCAAGATGCTCGATGATGCTAACCCGGAGATCAGGAGAAT GTGTGACGTGCAACTGAATGAGTTCCTAAGAAGTATAAAGAAAGACCCGTCCCGAGTAGACTTCCAAGCTATGATTAATATACTGATCACGCATGCACAGTCACCTGAAGAAATGTTGCAG TTGACGGCGATCACGTGGATCAAGGAGTTCGTGGAGCTGGCGGGCGCGAGCATGCTGCCGTACGCGTCGGGCGTGCTGTGCGCCGTGCTGCCCAGCCTCGCCTACCACGACGAGCCCCGGAAGA GTATCCGTGAGACGGCAGCCACAGTTAACTTCCAGCTAACTAAACTAGTGGTGTCCGCGTCTGAGTCTCCGCCGCGGGAGGTGGGGGATGAGGGGGCGGAGGCCGAGGGGGACGGGGGCGAAGGCCGACTGAACCTGGATGCGGTAGTAGCAGTGTTAACGCAGATGCTCCATCACGGATCTGTGTACACTAAAGTGGCCGCGCTGGACTGGATATTACATCTGTATAATAAGTTACCAAGTGAG ATGTTCTTGCAGACGGACAAGTTGTTCGTGAGCGTGGTGGGCAGCCTGACGGACGGCGCCGACGACGTGGTGCGGCGCTCGCTGGCCGTGCTCGCCGAGATCTGCTCCTGCTCGCCGCACGCCAACATCGCGCCCG GTGATTTGGAGTCGAGTCCGTATTACTACAAGTTCCTACAAGCTCTGTTGAGACTACTCGCAGCTGACGATAACTTATTAGAAGATAGAGGCGCTTTCATTATTAG ACAGTTGTGTATCCTTTTAAACGCGGAGGACATATACAAGGCGCTATCGAAGATCCTGCTGGAGGAGAAGAACCTGCGCTTCGTGGCGACGATGGTGGACGTGCTCAACACCATCCTGCTCACCTCCGCCGAGCTCTACGACCTGCGGCTGCAGCTCAGGAACTTCAACAAACCG GCGACGCACTCGTTGTTCACGTCACTGTACCAGTGCTGGTGTCACAGCCCGGTGTCGCTGCTGGCGCTGTGTCTGCTCACACACAACTACACGCACTGCAACGAGCTCATCTCCACATT TGGAGATCTAGAAATCACAGTTGATTTCTTGACCGAGGTGGACAAGTTGGTGCAACTCATAGAATCTCCTATATTTGCGT ACATGCGGCTGGAGCTGCTGGGCGGCGCGCAGGCGGCGGAGCTGCGCGGCGCGCTGTACGGCGTGCTCATGTTGCTGCCGCAGACCGACGCCTTCCACCTGCTGCGGAACCGCCTGCAGTGCGCGCCGCTGCACCCCGCGCGGCACCA gACATCAACGAACGAGACTCCAATAGCGATAGACTTCGCGGCACTACTTGTGGACTTTAAACGAGTACAGGCGGCGCACCGCGACTACAAGCTGCTGGACCGCAGCCGACCCAAGCTGCTCGACAAGGGCTACTCGTAG
- the IKKepsilon gene encoding I-kappaB kinase epsilon, with protein MSFLRGSENYVWCTTSVLGKGATGAVFQGVNKNNGEPVAVKTFNQLSHMRPHDVQMREFEVLKKVKHENIVKLLAIEEEQEGRGKVIVMELCTGGSLFNILDDPENTYGLQEHEFLLVLEHLTAGMKHLRDNNLVHRDLKPGNIMKYINEDGTTTYKLTDFGAARELQEEEQFVSLYGTEEYLHPDMYERAVLRKPVGKSFGATVDLWSIGVTLYHVATGQLPFRPYGGRRNKETMFYITTKKASGVISGTQTTENGPIEWARDLPSHCQLSVGLRKLVTPLLAGLLEVDPHRIWSFERFFSEVQIVTSTKPVHVFHVNKAASLKVFLKPEEKYEHLQTYICEQTSVVAESQILLYKDKLMLTEVTDNTPGKDYPETTAEEPLLLFNKNNNNVSMAPEPEVPKFPVFPNIVSVENDASQAKTACSVGHVIKRRIEAVCAASVLCGAAVARWGALLGARVQRVAARAEALHAHAQLAHSTARALDLAKQAAAAANNARGAHSSSGVGSAESWSARAALVAGDAASLRAAAAALQQRHAAGALRNEWDCAAAAAPCPAAARLHIKVLSLLYTTHCCPPPPRCSSATRPARCATSGTAPPPPRPAPPPRACTSRYCRYCTPHTAAHRRRAAAAPRGRRAAQRVGLRRRRRALPRRRAPAHQGTVATVHHTLLPTAAALQQRHAAGALRNEWDCAAAAAPCPAAARLHIKVLSLLYTTHCCPPPPRCSSATRPARCATSGTAPPPPRPAPPPRACTSRYCRYCTPHTAAHRRRAAAAPRGRRAAQRVGLRRRRRALPRRRAPAHQGTVATVHHTLLPTAAALQQRHAAGALRNEWDCAAAAAPCPAAARLHIKVLSLLYTTHCCPPPPRCSSATRPARCATSGTAPPPPRPAPPPRACTSRYCRYCTPHTAAHRRRAAAAPRGRRAAQRVGLRRRRRALPRRRAPAHQGTVATVHHTLLPTAAALQQRHAAGALRNEWDCAAAAAPCPAAARLHIKVLSLLYTTHCCPPPPRCSSATRPARCATSGTAPPPPRPAPPPRACTSRYCRYCTPHTAAHRRRAAAAPRGRRAAQRVGLRRRRRALPRRRAPAHQGTVATVHHTLLPTAAALQQRHAAGALRNEWDCAAAAAPCPAAARLHIKARTLVERLRDSWQHLVRDRATRSLTYNDEQFHVLERITVAETGRRAKALLQKASPLARARADAIADWYKVAQTVYLQTQILDKDVSSAELKLLTLAARLQDAELALRDTVADVHATWTASRMSAEPESAAAVDSAPTKPPTLKAGVGAGVAAGVGARGAGLRALLAAHDELAAALAGNSALLATLDHLTHHLQP; from the exons ATGTCCTTCTTGCGAGGCTCAGAGAACTATGTGTGGTGCACTACCAGCGTCCTGGGGAAGGGCGCTACAGGTGCGGTGTTCCAGGgcgtcaataaaaataatggagAACCGGTGGCGGTGAAGACATTCAATCAGCTCAGTCATATGAGACCGCACGATGTACAGATGAGAGAATTCGAAGTTCTGAAGAAAGTAAAACATGAGAACATCGTGAAACTGCTCGCGATCGAGGAGGAGCAGGAGGGGCGAGGGAAAGTGATCGTGATGGAACTGTGCACCGGCGGCAGTTTGTTCAACATTCTCGACGACCCTGAGAACACGTACGGCCTTCAAGAACACGAGTTTCTATTAGTGTTGGAGCACTTAACCGCGGGCATGAAACACTTGCGTGATAATAACTTGGTGCACAGAGATCTTAAGCCTggtaatataatgaaatatatcaatgaGGATGGTACTACTACTTATAAGTTGACAGACTTTGGTGCGGCGAGAGAGCTGCAGGAGGAGGAGCAGTTTGTGTCTCTGTATGGCACAGAGGAGTACTTGCACCCTGACATGTATGAGAGAGCTGTGCTCCGGAAACCTGTAGGGAAGAGCTTTGGGGCCACAGTAGACTTGTGGTCAATAGGAGTCACATTATACCATGTAGCTACTGGGCAGTTACCTTTTAGGCCTTATGGGGGAAGGAGGAACAAAGAAACTATGTTCTATATCACTACTAAAAAGGCTTCAGGAGTTATTTCA GGTACACAAACCACAGAGAATGGTCCAATAGAATGGGCAAGAGACCTGCCTTCCCACTGTCAACTCAGTGTAGGACTCCGCAAGCTGGTCACTCCTCTCCTTGCTGGCTTGCTGGAGGTAGACCCTCACAGGATATGGAGCTTTGAGAGATTCTTCTCAGAGGTCCAGATAGTGACATCAACAAAACCTGTGCATGTGTTCCATGTTAATAAAGCTGCTAGTCTTAag GTATTCTTAAAACCGGAGGAGAAGTATGAgcacttacaaacatacatctgTGAGCAGACGAGTGTGGTGGCCGAGTCACAGATCTTACTTTATAAAGACAAACTTATGCTTACAGAGGTTACAGACAATACGCCGG gcAAGGACTACCCAGAGACGACAGCGGAAGAACCGTTACTGCTGTTCAATAAGAATAATAACAACGTGAGCATGGCGCCGGAGCCCGAGGTGCCCAAGTTTCCAGTGTTCCCGAACATCGTGTCCGTCGAGAACGACGCCAGTCAAGCGAAG ACGGCGTGCAGCGTGGGCCACGTGATCAAGCGGCGCATCGAGGCGGTGTGCGCGGCCTCCGTGCTGTGCGGCGCCGCCGTGGCGCGCTGGGGAGCGCTGCTCGGCGCCCGAGTACAGCGCGTGGCGGCGCGGGCCGAGGCGCTGCACGCGCATGCGCAGCTCGCGCACTCCACCGCACGCGCGCTCGACCTCGCCAAGcaggccgccgccgccgccaacAATGCACGAGGAGCACAC AGTTCGTCAGGCGTAGGCAGCGCGGAGAGCTGGTCGGCGCGCGCGGCGCTGGTGGCGGGCGACGCCGCGTCGCTGcgggccgccgccgccgcgctgcagCAGCGCCACGCGGCCGGCGCGCTGCGCAACGAGTGGGactgcgccgccgccgccgcgccctgccccgccgccgcgcgcctgcACATCAAGGTACTGTCGCTACTGTACACCACACACTGCTGCCCACCGCCGCCGCGCTGCAGCAGCGCCACGCGGCCGGCGCGCTGCGCAACGAGTGGGactgcgccgccgccgccgcgccctgccccgccgccgcgcgcctgcACATCAAGGTACTGTCGCTACTGTACACCACACACTGCTGCCCACCGCCGCCGCGCTGCAGCAGCGCCACGCGGCCGGCGCGCTGCGCAACGAGTGGGactgcgccgccgccgccgcgccctgccccgccgccgcgcgcctgcACATCAAGGTACTGTCGCTACTGTACACCACACACTGCTGCCCACCGCCGCCGCGCTGCAGCAGCGCCACGCGGCCGGCGCGCTGCGCAACGAGTGGGactgcgccgccgccgccgcgccctgccccgccgccgcgcgcctgcACATCAAGGTACTGTCGCTACTGTACACCACACACTGCTGCCCACCGCCGCCGCGCTGCAGCAGCGCCACGCGGCCGGCGCGCTGCGCAACGAGTGGGactgcgccgccgccgccgcgccctgccccgccgccgcgcgcctgcACATCAAGGTACTGTCGCTACTGTACACCACACACTGCTGCCCACCGCCGCCGCGCTGCAGCAGCGCCACGCGGCCGGCGCGCTGCGCAACGAGTGGGactgcgccgccgccgccgcgccctgccccgccgccgcgcgcctgcACATCAAGGTACTGTCGCTACTGTACACCACACACTGCTGCCCACCGCCGCCGCGCTGCAGCAGCGCCACGCGGCCGGCGCGCTGCGCAACGAGTGGGactgcgccgccgccgccgcgccctgccccgccgccgcgcgcctgcACATCAAGGTACTGTCGCTACTGTACACCACACACTGCTGCCCACCGCCGCCGCGCTGCAGCAGCGCCACGCGGCCGGCGCGCTGCGCAACGAGTGGGactgcgccgccgccgccgcgccctgccccgccgccgcgcgcctgcACATCAAGGTACTGTCGCTACTGTACACCACACACTGCTGCCCACCGCCGCCGCGCTGCAGCAGCGCCACGCGGCCGGCGCGCTGCGCAACGAGTGGGactgcgccgccgccgccgcgccctgccccgccgccgcgcgcctgcACATCAAGGTACTGTCGCTACTGTACACCACACACTGCTGCCCACCGCCGCCGCGCTGCAGCAGCGCCACGCGGCCGGCGCGCTGCGCAACGAGTGGGactgcgccgccgccgccgcgccctgccccgccgccgcgcgcctgcACATCAAGGTACTGTCGCTACTGTACACCACACACTGCTGCCCACCGCCGCCGCGCTGCAGCAGCGCCACGCGGCCGGCGCGCTGCGCAACGAGTGGGactgcgccgccgccgccgcgccctgccccgccgccgcgcgcctgcACATCAAGGTACTGTCGCTACTGTACACCACACACTGCTGCCCACCGCCGCCGCGCTGCAGCAGCGCCACGCGGCCGGCGCGCTGCGCAACGAGTGGGactgcgccgccgccgccgcgccctgccccgccgccgcgcgcctgcACATCAAGGTACTGTCGCTACTGTACACCACACACTGCTGCCCACCGCCGCCGCGCTGCAGCAGCGCCACGCGGCCGGCGCGCTGCGCAACGAGTGGGactgcgccgccgccgccgcgccctgccccgccgccgcgcgcctgcACATCAAG GCCCGCACGCTGGTGGAGCGGCTGCGCGACTCGTGGCAGCACCTGGTGCGGGACCGCGCCACGCGCTCGCTCACGTACAACGACGAGCAGTTCCACGTGCTGGAGCGCATCACCGTGGCCGAGACCGGCCGCCGCGCCAAGGCGCTGCTGCAGAAGGCCTCGCCGCTCGCCCGCGCGCGTGCTGATGCCATCGCAGACTG GTACAAAGTGGCTCAAACAGTGTACCTACAAACGCAGATATTGGACAAAGACGTGTCGAGCGCGGAACTAAAGCTTCTGACTTTAGCGGCTCGTCTGCAAGACGCCGAGCTTGCACTCAGAGACACCGTCGCGGACGTGCACGCTACT TGGACTGCATCGCGCATGAGTGCCGAACCAGAAAGTGCCGCTGCAGTAGACAGTGCACCTACGAAGCCCCCCACGCTGAAGGCGGGAGTGGGGGCCGGGGTGGCGGCGGGGGTGGGAGCACGCGGCGCGGGGCTGCGGGCGCTGCTGGCGGCGCACGACGAGCTGGCGGCGGCGCTGGCCGGCAACTCGGCGCTGCTGGCCACGCTCGACCACCTCACGCACCACCTGCAGCCCTAG